Proteins encoded within one genomic window of Columba livia isolate bColLiv1 breed racing homer chromosome 1, bColLiv1.pat.W.v2, whole genome shotgun sequence:
- the TUBAL3 gene encoding tubulin alpha chain-like 3 — protein sequence MRECISIHIGQAGVQMGNACWELYCLEHGIQADGTIPGPKQGTPVEPKTEQVDSSFETFFCETASGKHVPRAVFIDLEPTVIDEIRTGTYHGLFHPEQLISGKEDAANNYARGHYTIGKEIIDTVLSRIRKMADQCSGLQGFLVFHSFGGGTGSGFTSLLMERLSVEYSKKSKLEFSVYPAPQVSTAVVEPYNSILTTHTTLEHSDCSFMVDNEAIYDICNRNLDIERPTYTNLNRLIGQIVSSVTASLRFNGALNVDLIEFQTNLVPYPRIHFPLTTYAPIISAEKAYHEQLSVPEITNACFEFSNQMVKCDPRRGKYMACCLLYRGDVVPKDVNAAIAAIKTRRSIQFVDWCPTGFKVGINYQPPTVVPGGDLAKVQRAVCMLSNTTAIAEAWARLDHKFDLMYAKRAFVHWYVGEGMEEGEFSEAREDLAALEKDYEEVGRDSADGEEDEADEDEF from the exons ATG AGGGAATGCATTTCCATCCACATCGGGCAGGCTGGCGTGCAGATGGGCAATGCCTGCTGGGAGCTCTACTGCCTTGAGCACGGGATCCAGGCAGATGGGACCATTCCTGGCCCCAAGCAGGGGACACCCGTGGAGCCCAAGACTGAACAAGTGGATTCTTCTTTTGAGACCTTCTTCTGTGAGACAGCGTCTGGGAAACACGTCCCCCGAGCGGTCTTCATAGACTTGGAGCCCACTGTCATCG ATGAGATCAGGACTGGGACCTACCATGGGCTCTTCCACCCAGAACAGCTCATCAGTGGTAAGGAAGATGCTGCCAACAACTATGCCCGTGGCCACTACACCATTGGAAAGGAGATTATAGACACTGTCCTCAGCAGAATTCGAAAAATG GCTGACCAGTGCAGTGGACTCCAAGGGTTCCTGGTCTTCCACAGCTTTGGGGGAGGCACAGGCTCCGGGTTCACCTCCCTCCTCATGGAGCGGCTCTCCGTGGAATACAGCAAGAAGTCCAAGCTGGAGTTCTCTGTGTACCCAGCCCCACAGGTCTCCACGGCGGTGGTGGAGCCCTACAACTCCATCCTCACCACCCACACCACCCTGGAGCACTCGGACTGCTCCTTCATGGTGGACAACGAAGCCATCTATGATATCTGCAACCGCAACCTGGACATCGAGCGTCCCACCTACACCAACCTCAACAGGCTGATTGGGCAGATTGTCTCATCGGTCACTGCCTCCTTGAGATTCAATGGTGCTTTGAATGTTGACCTGATTGAATTCCAGACCAACCTGGTGCCCTACCCACGGATACACTTCCCACTCACAACCTACGCGCCCATTATCTCAGCAGAGAAAGCCTACCATGAGCAGCTGTCGGTGCCGGAGATCACCAACGCTTGCTTTGAGTTCTCCAACCAGATGGTGAAATGTGACCCTCGCCGGGGCAAGTACATGGCCTGCTGCTTGCTGTACCGGGGCGATGTGGTGCCCAAGGATGTGAACGCGGCCATTGCAGCCATTAAAACACGCCGGTCCATCCAGTTTGTGGACTGGTGTCCCACTGGCTTCAAGGTGGGTATCAACTACCAGCCTCCCACGGTGGTGCCTGGGGGGGACCTGGCCAAGGTGCAGCGGGCTGTCTGCATGCTGAGCAACACCACGGCCATCGCCGAGGCCTGGGCCCGCCTGGACCACAAGTTTGACCTGATGTATGCCAAACGAGCCTTTGTGCACTGGTACGTGGGGGAGGGAATGGAGGAGGGAGAGTTTTCGGAGGCCAGGGAGGACCTGGCTGCCCTGGAGAAGGATTATGaggaggttggaagggactcggCAGATGGAGAAGAAGATGAGGCTGATGAGGATGAGTTTTAA